From a region of the Erythrobacter neustonensis genome:
- a CDS encoding Hsp33 family molecular chaperone HslO, with the protein MIDTNAPAETFSDTLLGFTLPVRNARGRIVRMEGVLEEVLSAHNYPAPITHLLGEALVLGTLMGGLLKGEAAQMTLQAQTQGGIVSLLVCDYRAGAVRGYADFDVERLATLGANPSLTALFGEGYLAITFETEGKQRYQGIVPLEGESLSEACESYFTQSEQIPTLIRVASRAGKNGRMAAGLLVQHLPDGEEGRERLHARLDHPDWEHVEVLSGTISHDELLDPALSLEAIIWRLFHEESEVRVQRGATLSRGCRCTAAHYESVIARFPAAEQDEMRGADGIIAVDCAFCSKRFALDL; encoded by the coding sequence ATGATTGACACCAACGCTCCCGCCGAAACCTTTTCCGATACCCTGCTGGGGTTCACCCTGCCTGTGCGCAACGCCCGCGGCCGCATCGTCCGGATGGAGGGCGTGCTCGAAGAGGTGCTATCGGCGCACAATTATCCCGCGCCGATCACGCATCTTCTGGGGGAGGCACTGGTGCTGGGCACGCTGATGGGCGGCTTGCTCAAGGGGGAGGCCGCGCAGATGACGCTGCAGGCCCAGACCCAAGGCGGCATCGTCAGCCTGCTGGTGTGCGATTATCGTGCGGGCGCGGTACGGGGCTATGCCGATTTTGACGTCGAGCGGCTGGCCACGCTTGGCGCCAATCCTTCGCTGACGGCGCTGTTTGGTGAAGGCTATCTTGCGATCACCTTTGAAACCGAGGGCAAGCAGCGTTACCAGGGCATTGTCCCGCTCGAAGGTGAGAGCCTGTCAGAGGCCTGCGAAAGCTATTTCACCCAGTCGGAACAGATTCCAACGCTGATCCGCGTGGCCAGCCGCGCGGGCAAGAACGGGCGGATGGCTGCCGGCCTGCTGGTTCAACACCTTCCCGATGGCGAGGAAGGGCGCGAGCGGCTGCATGCCCGGCTCGACCACCCCGATTGGGAGCATGTCGAGGTGCTGTCCGGCACGATCAGCCATGACGAACTGCTTGATCCTGCGCTTTCGCTCGAAGCAATCATCTGGCGGCTGTTTCATGAGGAAAGTGAAGTGCGTGTCCAGCGAGGCGCGACGCTCTCGCGCGGGTGCCGCTGCACCGCTGCGCATTACGAATCGGTGATTGCCCGCTTCCCGGCGGCCGAGCAAGACGAGATGCGCGGCGCCGACGGGATTATCGCGGTCGACTGTGCGTTCTGTTCGAAGCGATTTGCACTCGATCTTTGA
- the queC gene encoding 7-cyano-7-deazaguanine synthase QueC, translating to MLDRENGKPLAVVLLSGGLDSMVTAALAQEAGFAVHALTVDYGQRHKLELQSAAAIVERLGLAAHTQIALDLRAFGGSALTDSIDVPKGGVGQDIPVTYVPARNLVFLALTTACAEAAGARDVFIGVNALDYSGYPDCRPEFIASFSETARLGTKAGVEGAPFRVHTPLQHLTKADIARESARLGLDPAWSWSCYDPTPEGLACGLCDSCRLRKKGFAEAGIVDSTRYNA from the coding sequence ATGTTGGATCGAGAAAATGGGAAGCCGCTGGCAGTTGTTCTGCTGTCGGGCGGGCTGGATTCCATGGTGACGGCAGCGCTTGCACAAGAGGCCGGTTTTGCCGTCCACGCGCTGACGGTTGATTATGGCCAGCGACACAAGCTGGAACTGCAATCAGCGGCAGCTATCGTGGAGCGGCTTGGGCTGGCGGCGCATACGCAAATCGCGCTCGATCTGCGTGCGTTTGGGGGATCGGCGCTGACGGACAGCATCGACGTGCCCAAGGGCGGGGTGGGCCAGGATATCCCGGTGACCTATGTGCCCGCACGCAACCTCGTATTTCTCGCACTGACCACGGCATGCGCCGAGGCTGCAGGCGCGCGTGATGTCTTCATCGGTGTCAACGCGCTCGATTATTCGGGCTACCCTGACTGCCGGCCGGAATTCATCGCGAGTTTCTCCGAAACGGCCCGATTGGGAACCAAGGCGGGCGTGGAGGGCGCTCCGTTCAGGGTGCACACACCGCTACAACATCTCACCAAAGCCGACATCGCGCGCGAATCCGCACGATTGGGCCTTGATCCGGCGTGGAGCTGGTCGTGTTACGACCCCACACCCGAGGGTCTTGCCTGCGGCCTGTGCGATTCATGCCGTTTGCGCAAAAAGGGTTTTGCCGAGGCCGGTATTGTCGATAGCACCCGGTATAACGCCTGA